AATTTTATTGACTTCATGAAGCAAATATAGTATCTTTTGAAATCGCGAGAACTTCGCAGGATATTCCTTGATATTTTAATGCCCCCATCGTCTAGTGGCCCAGGATGCCAGGTTCTCAGCCTGGAGACAGGGGTTCGACTCCCCTTGGGGGTACATTTATTCTAAAAAAACGGAAGATTTCAGGGAAAAACTTTTCTTCCTTCCAACAACAAAAATGCATCGCCACATAACTTACACCACACATTTTCCCACATTATGAATATCAACAAGCAAAGATTGCTCGTCCTCTGTTTTTTAAATATCTTAATTGTTGTCCATATCATTCTCTGGTATTCATTTGGTTATCGGTATGTCGGGACGTTTAGTTTAAACGGAATTGTGAGTCTTTTTGGTACCGGTTTGTTAAACTCGGCTGCCGTATTTTTTCTTGTTGTCGTATTCGTAACAATTCTTTTTGGAAGACTCTTCTGCGGATGGGGTTGCCATTTTGCCTTTTTCCAGGAACTCGCCTTAAAAATCCTCAATACAATTGGAATAACCCCTAAAATTATCCATTCCAGGTCGAACATAATTCAATATGTCTTTCTCCTGAAAACATTGGTCGCCATCTATGAGTTCTGGCTCATCTACGGTCCTCCGCAGTTTCACATAAGCATGGGTGGCACTCAGGTTGTGACAATAGACCTCCCTCGGAATCCTATCATCATTCTTTTTATTATTGTTTTTGATGCTTTTTTGTTGATCTACCTGATGGGATCAAGGGCATTTTGCAGGTTTGTATGCCCTTGGGCGCCCTTGCTTGCAGTCTTTGACAATTTCAGCCCATGGCGTATTCGAAAAGTCAGTGAATGCCATGGATGTATGACATGCACGAAGAGTTGTATCATGGGTATTCCGGTACAGAAAGAGATCGCTCAACATTCAGCGGTTACAGACGCAAACTGTATTCGCTGCATGTCATGTAAGAATGCATGCCCAAACGGAACGCTCAGCTATACGTGGGGATTAAACGCCCTCTCAATAACACGCAGGTTCAACTGGTTAATTCCGCAGCAATCCCATTATAACTGGCACTACGATTTTATTCTGATCTTCTGTGGATTAATTTTTGCATACTATACCCAAAAAATATTGGGAAGTTTTCAAACATTCCTTGGCGCCGCTGGGGGCATGTGTTACGGTATTTTCATAATTAGGCGTCTTGAAAAAGGAGAGGTGCTTCTGTCTGACAGCTTCCAGCAGAAAAAGAAACTTTTGACTGCAGTATTGATAACGTTTTGTACCCTTTTCTGGTGTTGGGGTACAAGTACACCGTATGATATCCAACTGTTACTCAGGGGAAACCG
The sequence above is drawn from the Candidatus Brocadiaceae bacterium genome and encodes:
- a CDS encoding tetratricopeptide repeat protein — protein: MNINKQRLLVLCFLNILIVVHIILWYSFGYRYVGTFSLNGIVSLFGTGLLNSAAVFFLVVVFVTILFGRLFCGWGCHFAFFQELALKILNTIGITPKIIHSRSNIIQYVFLLKTLVAIYEFWLIYGPPQFHISMGGTQVVTIDLPRNPIIILFIIVFDAFLLIYLMGSRAFCRFVCPWAPLLAVFDNFSPWRIRKVSECHGCMTCTKSCIMGIPVQKEIAQHSAVTDANCIRCMSCKNACPNGTLSYTWGLNALSITRRFNWLIPQQSHYNWHYDFILIFCGLIFAYYTQKILGSFQTFLGAAGGMCYGIFIIRRLEKGEVLLSDSFQQKKKLLTAVLITFCTLFWCWGTSTPYDIQLLLRGNRYLDSMEYDKAIALYKQAMQTSPANNEIRASLALSYKMNGDYDNAIAEYKALIRAAPENSVQHNNLGTVYYRKGNYELALEEYRKSIELDTHQTAAYGNIGLIFLEKGDVQEAIPFLKKVFPNEEEMLHYILTLYKPRQEQNRKRG